ATctcatttctttcttcttctctgcatcaAATGATTTTGATAAGGATAGAGATTGAGTCAAATCAGCCAAGTTCCCTTGTTTTGATCTATTCGCAGGTACTCCTATAACAGAGATTGATGGATTCAAAGAAAGAGATGAGATTGAGATAACAACTTCACAACTAACTTAAGCACTTCACAGCTTTGTATCTCACGTTCTCACCCACACAAAACCAAAACTAATTTATGGGGTTCTAAGTTTCTCATACTAGAGACTAGAAAATaatataatagtaataataataagtgTTTAATTAATAatagataaaataaataaaaatgagaatTAAAGATGGGTATCTTTTTTATAAAAGACTTTTTAACTTCCATGTCTCCTCTTTATTTCATTTCCCATTTGAGTAagaaagagagaaatcaagaaagaaagaaagaaagagttgcaggaattgtttCTCTGACAAAAGCTCCACCCCCCACACTCTCCTCTTAAAAACCAAATAGGTAATACCCCAAAATTGATCAtcactcaacactcactactactTACTCCTActatttctatttatttatttatttgttttgttttgtttatttaatattgttaattattttgatggagaTAGAAGTATACTCATAAATTAAAAAGAAGATCAACCTGATTATTATGATGAGAAATGGGAATTTCTGATACTATTATTTCCTAGTAAGAGATCTAGGCTATAAGattatttttctttgtattttagTAATTAATCAAATGGTCCTTGCAAAAGATCTTTCATGGGCTTTGTGCCATACTGTGAGTAAAATcggcttctctttttgttttgaTGAATGAAATTTTCAGACGATGAAACACGTGCAGACTAGATTTCCCATCACACTGCTACTCCTGCTGAGAGAAGCTATCACTcgctcataattttttttttatttcccccTTTCCACTGcttgaaatatatatattattaatcAATTCTATGTTGTCTCTCTTTGTCTCTACATATAAATATAATATTGTGAAAAAGAATTTATGGGCTTCGTTGATTATGTGATATATAAGTCTGAGTGATTAAAATGTTGCAGATCCTCCTCGCTCGCCAATCATTTCAATGTTTCGCCTTTCTTACTTTCACTTTCTTTCAGGATTTCTCTGGAGCAGCTGCAACATCAACAATCGGTGTAAGAAGAAGTGGTGGGCTGAATTAAGATCTAACTCATAGGTAGTTCAATTTCATATCATTGGTTAGAATTCAGAAAATTAATTGTAGTATAAATTTACTGAATATCTGAAGATTAATTGAGGAAAAATTTCAGGTTTAGTCGGATTGGCTGTGAATAGTTTTCTGTCGGAGAAGTCACCTCTACTTCTTGAGAGGGCGTAAGCGCTAAGGGGCACTCATCCCCCGTGTAATATAATTAAGAGAAAAAAACATTTGATCCTTCGATGGCGACGTATTTTCATGGAAATTCGGAAATTCAAAATGATGGATTACAGACACTGTATCTGATGAACCCTGGTTACGTTGGATATTCTGACACACCTCATCATCAGCAACCAGGAGGAAACATGGCAGTTTTCTTAAATCCGAATGGGAATTCAATAAATCAAGCCAATTTATCACAAAACCAAACTCAGGGTCATCATTTTGTTGGAGTTCCTCTTCAACCAACTCCATCTGCAACAACATCTCAAGATCCATCTCTACATGGGTTTGTTCCACGTGTCCAGTACAATTTATGGTCATCCATCGAACAACAAatgaataataataacaataattcaGCAACAGGAAATACTTCATCAATCGATGTTACAGATTATACATCACAACTTGGTATCAGAAGATCATCGATGATTCCACCGTCATCATCTCAGCAAGGCCTATCATTGAGTCTATCACCACAACAACCAACTGGTTTCGCAAATTATCATCGTACGGAAACTAATAATATCCCACCCGCATCAGTTATAACTCCAACTAGTGGTGCCGGTGGTGTTGATGAGGTTAGAGCTTCCGGTGGTTCTTCTCCTTCTGCTTCAGGTGTTTCTAATGGAACTTCAAATATACAAAGTGTTCTGATGGGTTCTAAATATTTGAAAGCTGCACAACAACTTTTAGATGAAGTTGCTAATGTTGGTAACGGAATCAAGACTGAATTATCAAAAGGAAGTAAAAGTCAGGTTAAGATAAGTAGAGGAGAGTCAAGTACTTCTATGACTGGTGGTGAAGGTTCTTcaatgggtggtggtggtggtggtggtggtggtggtgaatcaAGTAGTATGAGAAAAATATCAGACCTTACAACAGCTGAAAGACAAGAATTTCAAATGAAGAAAGCTAAGCTTGTTTCCATGCTTGATGaggtaaatataaatattgagtaCACTTTCATAGATATCGTTTTCGCTACATGTTTGATCTTGTGAAAGCGAAACCCTTTTAAAAAACAACTGTTTTAGGCAAAAGAAGAGATTTATAAGCAAATTATTTCGCAAAAAGTATAGGTATCTGGGTCTCTGTCAATTTTGTATTACGTAAGATCTTTGGAGAAATTTGGCTACAAGTTTCCGTCAAGCGTTTGTTTTTTCCAAAAGTGTTTTATTTTGAGTGGGATTTTCAGGTAGAACAAAGATATAGGCAGTATCATCACCAGATGCAAATCGTAGTCAATTCATTTGAACAAGCAGCGGGATTTGGTTCAGCGAAAACATATACAGCTTTAGCTTTACAAACCATCTCCAAGCAATTCCGCTGTCTAAAAGATGCCATATCGACACAAATCCGAGCAGCAAGCAAGAGTTTGGGGGAAGAAGATAATTTCGGTGGAGGGAAAGTTGAAGGTTCAAGACTTAGATTTGTTGATCACCAACTTCGACAGCAACGGGCACTTCAACAGCTTGGAATGATACAGCACAATGCTTGGAGGCCGCAGAGAGGGTTGCCAGAGAGATCAGTTTCCATTCTTCGTGCTTGGCTCTTTGAACATTTTCTGCACCCGTAAGTAGACCTTTATTTCATCCCTTTCGATTCGCTTATTTTTAACTCTTTTCTATACTGAATGTCCAAATTTGAATTGCAGATATCCCAAGGACTCGGACAAGGTCATGCTTGCAAAGCAGACAGGGCTTACTAGGAGCCAGGTAATTAATGAATAAATTCATGGGTTTCtatgttttccttttcttttgttctCTCAGAATTATCGGAAATTCGGCTCAAATAAATTTCAATTCTTAATGATGCAGGTATCAAATTGGTTCATTAATGCCCGTGTGCGTCTCTGGAAGCCAATGGTTGAAGAAATGTACATGGAAGAAGTGAAGGACCGAGAACAGAACGGATTGGAggacaaaacagggaagaacaaATTGACCAACGACGAATCAGGTTCAAAGTCTACGGAAAACAGTCCGCGCAGTTCAGACCAAACTAAAGGCTTTGGTTCTAAACAAGATAAACCCACAGACTCGAGTGTTCCTCACACTGCAGTTTCTAATTTATCGATCCCTGCTTCGACCATGGAAGAAAGTTTACATGCCCAGGCTGGATTCTTTTTAGGTTCATCAAATGCAGAAGGGACGGTGCAGGGATATCCCAAGAAATCACGGAACACCGAGTTGCAAAATCCTCAAAATACCGTTCAACCAATGGATATGGAAATGAAGCCATCCGGAGAAACAAACAGAGAACTCTGCATGAATTTCGGAAACGAAAGGCTAAACAGAGATGGTTATTCACTGATAACAGAAGCAGCGAATCATGGAGGAGCATTCGGTGCTTATCATCACCAAATGGGAGAGATGGGAAGGTTTGATCCTGAACAGTTTGCACCTAGATACTCCAATGGAGTTTCTCTTACATTAGGCCTTCCACACTGTGAAAGCCTCTCTATGTCGAGTGCGCAACAGAATTATCTCACAAACCAAAATGTTCAATTAGGAAGGAGGCTCGAGATTGGCAATAACGAACCAAATGACTACTGCGGGACTTCACCACCTTCTCACTCTACAACGGCTTATGAGAACCTGAACATGCAGAACAGAAAAAGGTTTGCCGCCCAGCTACTACCAGACTTTGTGGCCTGATTAAGATGAGGTAAGAACATGTAGGATTTAGGTGATTCAATCTAGCTAGCCATTGCTGAAGCTAGAGAGACAAAATTATCTGGTTCCATAATCACATCCTTTCGTGAATTCTTCATTCCTGCATTAGCAGGAAACGAAATACGTGTTGTGCTGTTACTGGTGTTAGGATTAGTGTATAAAAGGAAAAAGGGGCTGGCTTGTCATACAGGGTTTATACAAGTTTAGAATCGTCGTTTGTATTAGGAGTTGATAAGTTTACAAGGTTAAATGGTGAAGAATAGATCGAAGATTGTATATTATAGTTTGATTTTTCATACCCATGAAAAACATAGCTACATTTATATAGAAGATATATAAATcataataatgatgatgatgcATATCTGAACAAGCTTGTTATACAAATATATGTAATATAAATTTTGTAGAACTAGTCGATCAGTGCTGGTATTTTTTCTGTTTTCTGTGTACTCCCTGCATATTCTCCATTCTCTGTAAGAAAATACAGCGACCACGCAGGTTCATGGGTGCCTTTCTTAATCTGGTAGACTTAGTAGTGTCCCGTAGTGAACATCGTAGACGTTTCTagcaatcaaaacaaaaacgtaCACAAAAGAAGAGCAGATTCCATTACGTACTAAACATCAGTCACTTTTTTCCGAAGATCTGGACTTTACTTAAAATGTCGCTGTTAGAAACCATTGATGCGATCAAATGAACCTAACTGATTAATTGATGTACAATTCCTTGGATCTTCATTCCTAGTGGGCTCCATTGGTATACGTTGCAAATGAAATAGTGAGAAAATCAATAAAGGAATAACGTGAAATGATTCAAAATACCTTCATCATTTGACAAAGAAAAACTTATATATCCATTCAGTATCTTCCTCAGGATACTACAACGTCGATTAGCCACGAAGGGAGACGCATCTTACAAAATTCAGCACACACGTACAGGATGAATGATAACCTCTAATTCTAATACTGAGACTTCTCCGAAATTTCCATAACTTGGAAAAAGTGAGACTAAAGTTCCACGCAAGTCCACTTTCACATTAAGCAGGTGCTTTTCCAGCCTGGAGGCCTTGAATTTTCTGTTGTAGTTTATAGATCTGCAGAACAAAAGTAATCATCTCAAATCATGGTTTTTGGATTGAATTTACTAATTTATCCAAACCTTCTGAAATGGTCCAGTGCATAAAGAAATACAAAAGCAAGAAGAAGCAGAAACAATGAATATGAGAAGAAGAATACTAATTAGAGAAAAGAAGAATTAGAATGGGTGACCGTACATTGTTGGTATAACTAGTTTTCAACTATGTCTATGTCCTGTACTTCTTGCTTCCCTTCGGAGAATATTTCACCAAAACAACTACGCAATTGCTTATTTAGCATAATTCTTTTATATAATTCCTTCCAAATTTCCCAAATTTTTCGACACATTGTTTTGAATATATTCGATACTAGCTGATCAAGAGAAAATGTCTTGGTTGTGGATATTACAAGAATGACTGCTATTACTTCTAACTTTCAAGCTCAACAAAGGCAAACGTTTGTCATTTGGCTAGCAACAAACCTCAATTATGCGAACCAAAAAATCAGAATGATATGCACCCAAGAAATTTGGTACAAAGAAGCAAATCAAAGCAAAGTATTAAAAGGTATACTAACCGCTTCCTTCTTGCTGTTTTGTTTATCTTCTAAATCTCGAACGGTTGCATCAAGACGCTTCCTACATTCAATTGCAGGGAACAAAAGGAGAGAATCAAATACTCTTAGAATCTGAACTCCACTTACTAGACTAATAGTCCTTACTCTTAAAGAGCCCTTAGCAATTGAAAAACATACaacataaaaaataaatgaaGCAAGATTCTAAATCCAATGAAAGATACATACAGTTCGGCCGAAATATATTCAATTCTCTTACGCACGTTAGCATTTGCCTCTGCCATATCCTGTTTCACTAGGACTGGCCCAATCAACTTGAAAACATTAGCATCTTCATTCAACAGATCCAACTCCTACACCAGCAAAACAACAAGTTTAAGATTCCTAGTAACGTTTATATTAAGTGGGGTTAACATATTCCTTAGACTCTTAAGTCGAAAAAACATAAAATTGTATGGAACTGATAAATATCTTtaccttcaggactagctcattTTCGCCCAATTGGATTGTGTACTTCTTTCTAACTTGATGATTCTTTGCAATGTCTGGTAGAGGTACAAATGTGTTTTAAGAATTGAGAAAAAATAATGAGATAAAGCATGTATAATAACTTATGAAGTAATCCAGTAACCAGGAATCGGATTCAATAACTTGAACCAAACATTCTATTAGGGTGTTTAGATAACACCAAATAAATTGCTACAGAAACCAACCTTTTTGAAGTTTGCTAAGATCATTGGCTTTATTTTCAAGATCTCGCTGTAATTCCCGGAGTGCAGAAGCGGAACTCATTTCTCTCTTGGCTGGTAAGGCAAAATAAAGAGTTGCACATTAATCCTAAGTAGGGTACTAGCAATTTGTCTGATAATATGTTTTCAATTGCAAAACAGAAGTGGTAATCATCATAGAAACTGTTTACTCAAAAGTATCGGATTCATAGAGTTCCTAGTTTTAATAATAAACATATAAGAACCAGTAGCAGAAAGTGAAAATTCAATGCAACATATCTCCGACGAATCAAAACGCATTCCTCTAATCAACACTAACAAACTAATAAAATAGCATCCCCTGGATCAAATTCACAATTCATGAGTAACACATATTCGACAAGAAAACCCTAGTGGGAATTTGAGGTTTGAATCTCAGCAGCAGTGGGGTTTAGGGTTATATTTAGAGTTACAAGAGAGATAAGAGAGATACAAACCTGTGCTTTTGTCTTGAGATTATGATCTGATTCTGCGTCTCTTTGTAGGGTTTCAGAATGGGGGAAAATCAAAGGCTTGAAGCTCCTTGAAAGTTTTTACTCCAGGAAAGTATAAAAGGGTATAAACGTCAATATGATTTACGATTCAGCTCTAGTCAGCCTCGAGCCAGATTTATAGATGCGAGTAAGCATATAGCAAACGCCtcttaataaaaaaaaaccaGAAACAAGAATTCAGGATTTTGAAGTGAAGTGGAAGTCCGAGATCGAAATTTCCAATTTGTCCtgtaaacagttgaagatggcaGCAGCAGAAGATTTGAATTGGAGCATACAAGTGGAAGATTTAGTAGATAATGGCGATACTAAAGGAGCAATATCACTTTTAGAATCAGTTGTTAACAaacttgaaaccctaaatttatcATCATCCTCGTCATCTATTGATCTGAAATTGGCAACAGCTCTTACTGATTTAGATAATCTATATTCTACTCAAGG
This portion of the Papaver somniferum cultivar HN1 chromosome 11, ASM357369v1, whole genome shotgun sequence genome encodes:
- the LOC113322844 gene encoding BEL1-like homeodomain protein 1 produces the protein MATYFHGNSEIQNDGLQTLYLMNPGYVGYSDTPHHQQPGGNMAVFLNPNGNSINQANLSQNQTQGHHFVGVPLQPTPSATTSQDPSLHGFVPRVQYNLWSSIEQQMNNNNNNSATGNTSSIDVTDYTSQLGIRRSSMIPPSSSQQGLSLSLSPQQPTGFANYHRTETNNIPPASVITPTSGAGGVDEVRASGGSSPSASGVSNGTSNIQSVLMGSKYLKAAQQLLDEVANVGNGIKTELSKGSKSQVKISRGESSTSMTGGEGSSMGGGGGGGGGGESSSMRKISDLTTAERQEFQMKKAKLVSMLDEVEQRYRQYHHQMQIVVNSFEQAAGFGSAKTYTALALQTISKQFRCLKDAISTQIRAASKSLGEEDNFGGGKVEGSRLRFVDHQLRQQRALQQLGMIQHNAWRPQRGLPERSVSILRAWLFEHFLHPYPKDSDKVMLAKQTGLTRSQVSNWFINARVRLWKPMVEEMYMEEVKDREQNGLEDKTGKNKLTNDESGSKSTENSPRSSDQTKGFGSKQDKPTDSSVPHTAVSNLSIPASTMEESLHAQAGFFLGSSNAEGTVQGYPKKSRNTELQNPQNTVQPMDMEMKPSGETNRELCMNFGNERLNRDGYSLITEAANHGGAFGAYHHQMGEMGRFDPEQFAPRYSNGVSLTLGLPHCESLSMSSAQQNYLTNQNVQLGRRLEIGNNEPNDYCGTSPPSHSTTAYENLNMQNRKRFAAQLLPDFVA
- the LOC113322847 gene encoding prefoldin subunit 6-like, with the translated sequence MSSASALRELQRDLENKANDLSKLQKDIAKNHQVRKKYTIQLGENELVLKELDLLNEDANVFKLIGPVLVKQDMAEANANVRKRIEYISAELKRLDATVRDLEDKQNSKKEAIYKLQQKIQGLQAGKAPA